TCACCGTGTCGGTCAAGGAATCGCCGATGGTCGTCCAGCCCGCGCCGTTCAGCCGCGGCGAGACCGCGATCGAACCGTCGAGCGAAATCGAAGTGGCGGAGGATTATCGCCCCGCCTTCCTGATCGAACCCAACGCCTCGCTCTCCCAATTGGTCGATTCGATCAACCGGCTGGGCGTTCCCCCCGGCGACCTTGTCGCCATCCTCGAGGCGCTGAGCCAGGCCGGCGCACTCACTGCGGAACTGGTGATCATATGACGAACCCGATTTCTTCCGCGTCGGCGATGCCGACGCTGGCCGCCGGGGGCGGCGGTGACGGCGGGCTGCGCAAGGCGGCCGAGGCGTTCGAGGCGGTGATCCTGCGCCAGCTGATGGCGTCGATGCGGCAGGCAAAGCTCGGCGATGACATCTTCGGGTCGAGCGCGACCGACAATTTTCGCGAAATGGCCGATGCACGCACCGCCGACAGCCTCGCCGCGATGCGCCAGTTCGGCATTGCCGACATGGTCGAACGCCAGTTTCGCGGCCCGCCCGGCGCGTCCGTGGCCCGCTTTGGCGGAGGCGGGCAATGAGCGACCTGCTCGGCATCGGCTACAGCGGGCTCAAGGCCTATTCGCGCGCGCTGTCGACGATCGGCGACAATATCGCCAATGCCCAGACGCCGGGCTATGCGCGGCGGCGGCTCGAAATGATGGAGGCCGTCGGCGGCGGCAATTCGATCTTCTATCGGGGCAACACCAGTCCCGGCGGCGTCGATATTCGCGGGCTCGATCGCTCGGTCGACCAGTGGCTGATCGCGGATTCGCGGCTGACCTCCGGCGATGCCGAGCGCGCGGCGGCGCGGCTGGACTGGCTCGGCAAGGTGGAGGGCGCGCTCAGCGACGAAACCAACGGGATCAAGACCGGGCTCACCAGGCTCTTCACCACCGCCGACCAGCTCACCGCCGACCCCGCGAACCGGACGCTGCGCGCGCAATTCCTGCAGTCGGTCGACGACATCGCCTCGGGCTTTCGCACCGCCGCCGACCAGCTTGCCGGCATGAGCGATGGCATATCGGGCGCCGCGACAAGCGCGGTCGGCGCCTTCAACGCCAATCTTGAGGCGCTCGAACAGATCAACATCGGGCTGCGCAAGGCGCGGCCGGGTTCGACCAACGAGGCGAGCCTGCTCGACGAACGCGACCGGCTGCTCGACAAATTATCGTCGCAGGCGGGAGTGAGCGCGAGCTTCGACAATAATGGCGCTGTGACGCTGCGCGCGGCAGGGCCGGGCGACCTGCTCGTCGGCGGCGGCGTGGTCACGCCGATCGCCGTCACCGCCGCGCCCGACGGCCGGCTGTCGTATAGCGTCGGCGGCGCGCCGCTCGCGATTGCGACGGGTTCGCTCGCGGGGCTGGCCGAGGGCGCGAACCATGTCGCCGACCAGCGCGCCGCACTCGACACGATGGCGGCCGACTTCGCCGCGCAGCTCAACGCCGCGCATCAGGCTGGCGCCGATGCCAATGGCAATCCGGGCCAGCCGCTGTTCACCGGCGCCAGCGCGGCGACGCTGACCGCGGCGCCGCTGACGCCCGACCAGGTCGCCGCCGCCGATGCGTCGAGCGGCAACGGCAATATGCTGGCGTTCGGCGCGATGCGCGGCGCGAATGATCCCGAAGCGCGCTGGTCGGGGCTTATGGCGACGCAGGCGCAGACGGTCGCCGCGGCGCGCGCGCACCATGCCGCCGCGACGACGCGCGCCGATGCGGCGGCCGCGGCGCGCGACGGCGTCAGCCAGATCGACCTTGATACCGAAGCCGCCGAACTGCTGCGCTATCAGCAGGCCTATTCGGCCGCCGCGCGCACCATTCAGGTCGCGCGCGAAACAATGCAAACGCTTCTGAGTTCGCTCTAAGGGAAGGTCGAAACCATGATCAACGCCGTAGGCAATCGCATGACGCGCGAAATCGCGCGCCAGCAAAGCCTCGCCGAACAGCTCGAGCGGACGCAGATCCAGATTTCGGGCGGCAAGAAACTGCTGCGCATGTCCGACGATCCGGTCGCCGCGCGGCGGATCGCGACGATCGGCACGACGCAGGCGAGCATGACCGCCTGGTCGGCGAACGTCAATTCGGCCGCCGCGCTCGTGTCGCAGGCCGATGGCGTCATGAAGGCGGTCAGCAATCTGATGACACGCGCGCGTGAACTGACGCTCGCCGCGGTCAGCGATTCGACGAACCCGGCGGATCGTGCAACGATCGCTGCCGAACTCACCACGATTGCCGATGAACTCGATGCGCTCGCCGCGACGCGCGATTCGAATGGCGAGCCGCTGTTTGCGGCGGGTCCCGCGCGCGTGATGCGGTTCGACGCGGACCTCAGCTTTGCACCGGTGCCTTCGGCCGCCGATATATTCGTCATCGCCGGCAACAGCCTGTCGACGGGCATCCGCGACGCGGCAACCGCGGTTGCCGCGGGTGACACCGCCGCGATGAACCTGTCGCTCGGCGCGCTGGCGGCCTCGATCAGCCATGTCGCTGACCAGCATGCCCGGATCGGCCTGGCGGGCGGGCGCCTCGACCGCATCGGCGACGGGCTCGCGGCGCGCGGGATCGCGCTGACCGACGAACGCTCGGTGGTCGAGGACACCGACCTCACCGTCGCGATCGCGCAGCTCAATGCGCAGGAACTGACGCTCAACGCCGCGCAGGCGGCCTTTGCCAAGATCAACCGGCAGACCTTGTTCGATCTTTTGCGCTGAGTGCGCTCAAGATCGCGGTCGCGCTGCCGTTAAACATCAAGACGTCCTTTGGATTTGCGGGCGACCGGCCCTGACCGGCGCCCGATTGGAGTGGCCTGCGCATGTTTCCCGTTGTCGGCATTGTCGTTCTGATCCTGCTGGTTTTCGGGGGTTTTGCGCTGACCGGTGGCAATCTCGGCCCTGTCATGCACGCGCTGCCGCACGAAATGCTCATCATCGGCGGTGCGGCGCTCGGCTCGCTCATCATCGGCAATTCGGGTGCCGATCTGAAGGCGCTCGCGGGCGGGCTCGGCAAGGTGTTCAAGGGACCGCAGTATAAAAAACAGGATTATCTCGACTGCATCCTGCTCGTCTCGTCGCTGATGAAAATGATGCGCACCGAAGGGCCGGTGGCGGTCGAACCGCATATCGAGGATCCGAAGAACTCGACGATTTTCCAGCAATATCCCAAGCTGTTGAAGGACGATACGCTCGTCCACCTGATCTGCGACACGCTGCGCCTCGTCGTCGTCTCCTCGGGCACGCTCGACCCCCACGCGGTCGAGGAGGTCATGGACAATGCCCTGAAATCGCACCACCACCACAGCATGAAGCCCGCCGATGGCTTGCAGAGCCTCGCCGATGCGCTCCCGGCGCTCGGCATTGTCGCCGCGGTGCTGGGCGTCGTGAAGACGATGGGCTCGATCGACAAGCCGCCCGAGATTCTCGGCGCGATGATCGGTTCGGCGCTCGTCGGAACCTTCCTCGGCGTGCTGCTCGCCTATGGACTCGTAGGGCCTTTCGCGACGCGCGCCAGGACCGTGATCGAAAGCGACGGCGCCATCTATCATACGGTGAAGCAGCTCATCATCGCTTCGCTCCACGGCCACCCGCAGCCGCTGGTGATCGAGGCGGCGCGATCGGGGGTCGATCATCATAACCAGCCGAGCTTCGCCGAGGTCTTCGACGGGATGCGGGGCCGCTGATGGCCGCGCGGCCCAACACCCCCGTGCGCCCGATCATCGTCAAAAAGGTGATCGAGGCCGGGCACGGCGGACATCACGGCGGCGCGTGGAAGGTCGCCTATGCCGACTTCGTCACCGCGATGATGGCCTTTTTCCTGCTCATGTGGCTGCTCGGCGCGACGAATGAGAAGCAGCGCAAGGCGCTCGCCGACTATTTCGCGCCGACCATCGTCCAGAGCAAACAGGACACGGCGGGCTCGAACGGCCTGTTCGGCGGCGATTCCCTGGTGTCGGTCGACAAATATCCGCACGGCGCGGCGCAGACGGGAACGCGCGCGATGACGATCCCGCGCGACGCGGTGGGCGGCCCGCGCGAGGCGTCAGGGCGCGCGCGCGAGGCCGAGTCGAAGAGGTTCAGCCTTCTCGCCCAGTCGATGAAGGACCGGATCCAGAGCAAGGGCGACCTCCGGCGGCTCGCGCGCAACCTGCACTTTACGGAGACGATGGAGGGGCTGCGTATCGACATCGTCGACGACGCCGACTTTTCGATGTTCGCGCTCGGCACCAGCCAGCTTACCCCGGCCGGCGCGAAACTGTTCGCCGAAGTCGCGGTGCCGATCGCCGAGGCCCCCAACCAGCTGATGATCCGCGGCCATACCGATGCCGCGCCCTGGTCGGCGAAGTCGGGAACGAACAACTGGCGCCTGTCGGTCGACCGTGCCGAGGTGACACGCCACTATCTCGAGTTCCGGGGTGTCGCCTCGGATCGCTTCGCGCGAATCGAGGGGGTCGCCGATCGCGAACCCTATATCCCTTCGGACCGATTCGACCCGCGGAACCGGCGCATCTCGATCACGCTTGGCTGGCGCCCCGCAAGGAATTAGCGCCAATCTGGTGCCATTTCGAAACTGGTTAACGCAAATGCGACGCCAAAGCTTTCACTTTGGCAATAATCATTATATTTGAATGGGTTATACGATCACGGATAAGCTTTTGTTTACCAGTTTCATCAATTTCTGAAGCCATCGAAGGGGCGCCGGGCGGGCGGCGCGATGGAGACCAGAATGACTGTGGGGCACAATAATCAGCCGACGCTCGAAGCATTGATCATCGGGACCAGCGAAGGCGCGGTCCGGCTGCGCGACATGATCCGCCGGGTGGCGCGGTCGAACGCCTCGGTGATGCTCTGCGGCCCCTCGGGATCGGGCAAGGAACTGGTGGCCCGCGCGATCCACGACGAAGGCACCCGTGCGGGCAAGGCTTTTTCGGCGATCAACTGTGGCGCGATCCCCGGCGAACTCATTGAATCCGAACTTTTCGGGCATGAAAAGGGCAGCTTCACCGGCGCCCACGCCCGCCGCATCGGCCATTTCGAGGCCAGCGAAGGCGGCACCATCTTCCTCGACGAAATCGGCGACATGCGCTTCGACATGCAGGTCAAGCTGCTCCGGGTGCTCGAAGACCGTACGATCGTGCGCGTCGGATCGAGCGAGGTGAAGCCGGTCGACGTGCGGGTCATTTCGGCGACCCACCAGGATCTCGGCGCCGCAATCGCCGAAGGCAAGTTCCGCGAAGACCTGTTCTTCCGGCTCGGCGTGGTTGTGCTCCAGGTCCCCAGCCTGGCGAGCCGCGCCGAGGATATTCCCGCGCTCATCCGCCATTTCCAGCGCAAGATGCCGGTCGATGCCAAATGCCGCTTCGACGCCGGCGCCATGGCGATGCTGATGCAGCATCGCTGGCCCGGCAATGTGCGCGAACTCAGAAACTTCGTCGAGCGCGCCAGCGTCCTCCACGGGGGCGAGACGCTCGACGCGCAGGACGTGGCGATGCTCCTGAACCCCACCGCGACGCCTGCTCCGCGGCCCGCTGTCCCCGGCGGCATCGCCGCGGTGCAGGCCAGCGCGGACGATCGCCCTGTGCCGCAGCCCGCGGCGGCGGTTGCCAAGACGCCAGCGCCGGGCCGCCCGATTGACCTCAAGCGCGAGATCGAGACGATCGAACTCGAACAGATCCACGTCGCGCTCGATCTCGCCGACGGCATCATTTCGGAAGCCGCGCGCCTCCTGACGCTGAAGCGCACAACGCTGATCGAAAAGATGCGCAAATATGGGGTTCACCAGCAGGCCGCCTGACGGCTCGCCCGAAACAGGTTTCAGCACCCGCTGAAAAAGGGAGCTCTGGTCCGCTCCCGAACCCACCCGGCCGCCCGTCCCCACCCAGGGCGGCCGGGTACCCAGCGGGTTCCCCGAACGCAATGATCGCGGCCCGCGCCTTCATCCGAAGGGCGGGCCGATTGCTATTCGCGTATCGTCATTGCCGGCGTCAGCGAAGCTGCCGCCACGCGGCGCTGATCGTCTGGATGCCCTCGAGCAGTTCGGCGAGCGCATCGGCACTGTTCGCTGCCACCGCGTCGTCGAGCTTGCGCCGCATGCTGCGATACACACGCGACAACGCCGCCGCGACGTCGCCGCCCTTGTCATGGTCGAGATTGACGTCGAGTCCGATCAGGATTGCGCGGGCCCGATGTGCGGGTTCGGTCGCGGAAATCCGCTGACCCTGGCGCACCATGGCTTCAAGAACGCCGACCGCGGTTTCAAGCTCGTCATAGAGCATCGTCACCAGCTCGACCGGATCGGCGGCGGCGGCGCGGCTCTCATTCTGCAATCGGCGGTAAAGCCCGGTCGCCCGGACGGTCGATGCGGTGGCGGTCACGGCGGTGGTCCTCGGTGCCTATATCTTAATCGTTGCCCTGGTTGGTCCAGAGCTTGATCTGCTGTTCGAGATAGGTCTGCGTGGCCTTGAACGCCGCGAGCCTGGCTTCGAGCGCGCCATATTGTTTCTCCAGCCGCGTGCGGTAGGCGTCTTCGCGCTCCTCGACCTTCGCAAGCTGTTCGGCGAGAGTCCTCTGCCTGGTTTCGAGCGAGCGCGACACGCGGTCGATCGCGCCATTGGCGCCAACCGCCCTGTCGCGGATCGCGTCGAGCGCAAAGGCGATGCCGGGATCGGTCGTTTCGTTGTGCGTCGCGTCGCGGCGCGGGTTGAACAGGGCCTCGACGGCACCGGCATCGGTTTCGAGTGCCTTGTCGAGCCGCGCATTGTCGACCGACAGCAACCCTTCCTTGGTCACCGAAATGCCGATGTCCGAAAGCTGGTTGATGCTGCCGTGGCTCGAAATCACCTGGTGGATCAGGCCGCCGAGGTCGCGTTCGAGTTCGCGGAGCGAAGTCGTCGCGCCGGGAAGGTTCGAAGCGGCGGTGAGGCTGGCCTTGAGCTGGTTATAGACCGCGACGAAGTCGCCCACCGTCTGCTTGATCATGTCGAGCGGGCGGTTGGCGCCGATGTCGACGGGCTGGCCGGGCGCCGCCTTTTTCAGGGTCAGCGACATGCCGGGCACGACGTCATCGACGATGTTGGTCGCGCGGTTGAAGGCGATGCCGTCGATCGTGAACTCGGCGTCGGCGGCGCTCTGGCCGAGCGTCATGCCGCCGTCGGTGGCAAAGGAGGCGAGCCCCGGGTCGGCACCGGCATCGGCGACGAGCGTAAAGCCATTGGCTTCGCCCGTCGGGCCTTTGAGGATGAGGCGGTGCCCGCCCTCGTCGGCGATGATGGAGGCGGTGACGCCCGCCGCGCTCGCATTGATGGCATCGGCCAGTCCGTCAAGATTGTTGTTGGTCCCGTCGATCGTGATCGTTTTCGCGACGCCACCGACGGTCAGCGTCATCGTGCCGGTGCCGATTGCGGCGGTGCGATCGGCGACGACGCCCGAAAAATTGGTCTGCGCGCGCGCAAGCTGATTGACTACGACAGTCGCGGCAAAGCTGTCGGCGGACAGGCCCGCGCGGCTGGTCGCGCCAAGCACGCTGTCGTCGGATACGGTGGGCGTGCTGCGCAGCGTCCCGTCGCCGATCATCTGGCTCAGCGAATCGGCGAATCCATCGAGGTCGGCGCGCGCCTTGGCCACCGCGCTG
This DNA window, taken from Sphingopyxis alaskensis RB2256, encodes the following:
- a CDS encoding rod-binding protein; protein product: MTNPISSASAMPTLAAGGGGDGGLRKAAEAFEAVILRQLMASMRQAKLGDDIFGSSATDNFREMADARTADSLAAMRQFGIADMVERQFRGPPGASVARFGGGGQ
- the flgK gene encoding flagellar hook-associated protein FlgK yields the protein MSDLLGIGYSGLKAYSRALSTIGDNIANAQTPGYARRRLEMMEAVGGGNSIFYRGNTSPGGVDIRGLDRSVDQWLIADSRLTSGDAERAAARLDWLGKVEGALSDETNGIKTGLTRLFTTADQLTADPANRTLRAQFLQSVDDIASGFRTAADQLAGMSDGISGAATSAVGAFNANLEALEQINIGLRKARPGSTNEASLLDERDRLLDKLSSQAGVSASFDNNGAVTLRAAGPGDLLVGGGVVTPIAVTAAPDGRLSYSVGGAPLAIATGSLAGLAEGANHVADQRAALDTMAADFAAQLNAAHQAGADANGNPGQPLFTGASAATLTAAPLTPDQVAAADASSGNGNMLAFGAMRGANDPEARWSGLMATQAQTVAAARAHHAAATTRADAAAAARDGVSQIDLDTEAAELLRYQQAYSAAARTIQVARETMQTLLSSL
- a CDS encoding flagellin — its product is MINAVGNRMTREIARQQSLAEQLERTQIQISGGKKLLRMSDDPVAARRIATIGTTQASMTAWSANVNSAAALVSQADGVMKAVSNLMTRARELTLAAVSDSTNPADRATIAAELTTIADELDALAATRDSNGEPLFAAGPARVMRFDADLSFAPVPSAADIFVIAGNSLSTGIRDAATAVAAGDTAAMNLSLGALAASISHVADQHARIGLAGGRLDRIGDGLAARGIALTDERSVVEDTDLTVAIAQLNAQELTLNAAQAAFAKINRQTLFDLLR
- the motA gene encoding flagellar motor stator protein MotA: MFPVVGIVVLILLVFGGFALTGGNLGPVMHALPHEMLIIGGAALGSLIIGNSGADLKALAGGLGKVFKGPQYKKQDYLDCILLVSSLMKMMRTEGPVAVEPHIEDPKNSTIFQQYPKLLKDDTLVHLICDTLRLVVVSSGTLDPHAVEEVMDNALKSHHHHSMKPADGLQSLADALPALGIVAAVLGVVKTMGSIDKPPEILGAMIGSALVGTFLGVLLAYGLVGPFATRARTVIESDGAIYHTVKQLIIASLHGHPQPLVIEAARSGVDHHNQPSFAEVFDGMRGR
- a CDS encoding flagellar motor protein MotB, producing the protein MAARPNTPVRPIIVKKVIEAGHGGHHGGAWKVAYADFVTAMMAFFLLMWLLGATNEKQRKALADYFAPTIVQSKQDTAGSNGLFGGDSLVSVDKYPHGAAQTGTRAMTIPRDAVGGPREASGRAREAESKRFSLLAQSMKDRIQSKGDLRRLARNLHFTETMEGLRIDIVDDADFSMFALGTSQLTPAGAKLFAEVAVPIAEAPNQLMIRGHTDAAPWSAKSGTNNWRLSVDRAEVTRHYLEFRGVASDRFARIEGVADREPYIPSDRFDPRNRRISITLGWRPARN
- a CDS encoding sigma-54 interaction domain-containing protein yields the protein MTVGHNNQPTLEALIIGTSEGAVRLRDMIRRVARSNASVMLCGPSGSGKELVARAIHDEGTRAGKAFSAINCGAIPGELIESELFGHEKGSFTGAHARRIGHFEASEGGTIFLDEIGDMRFDMQVKLLRVLEDRTIVRVGSSEVKPVDVRVISATHQDLGAAIAEGKFREDLFFRLGVVVLQVPSLASRAEDIPALIRHFQRKMPVDAKCRFDAGAMAMLMQHRWPGNVRELRNFVERASVLHGGETLDAQDVAMLLNPTATPAPRPAVPGGIAAVQASADDRPVPQPAAAVAKTPAPGRPIDLKREIETIELEQIHVALDLADGIISEAARLLTLKRTTLIEKMRKYGVHQQAA
- a CDS encoding flagellar protein FliS, which codes for MTATASTVRATGLYRRLQNESRAAAADPVELVTMLYDELETAVGVLEAMVRQGQRISATEPAHRARAILIGLDVNLDHDKGGDVAAALSRVYRSMRRKLDDAVAANSADALAELLEGIQTISAAWRQLR
- the fliD gene encoding flagellar filament capping protein FliD — encoded protein: MVNSIANSLGFGSGIDIPKLVDDLSNASRQPKIARLTELTQANQTRISAVAKARADLDGFADSLSQMIGDGTLRSTPTVSDDSVLGATSRAGLSADSFAATVVVNQLARAQTNFSGVVADRTAAIGTGTMTLTVGGVAKTITIDGTNNNLDGLADAINASAAGVTASIIADEGGHRLILKGPTGEANGFTLVADAGADPGLASFATDGGMTLGQSAADAEFTIDGIAFNRATNIVDDVVPGMSLTLKKAAPGQPVDIGANRPLDMIKQTVGDFVAVYNQLKASLTAASNLPGATTSLRELERDLGGLIHQVISSHGSINQLSDIGISVTKEGLLSVDNARLDKALETDAGAVEALFNPRRDATHNETTDPGIAFALDAIRDRAVGANGAIDRVSRSLETRQRTLAEQLAKVEEREDAYRTRLEKQYGALEARLAAFKATQTYLEQQIKLWTNQGND